A window of Variovorax sp. HW608 genomic DNA:
ATCGCGGTAGCGGTTCAGTTGTGCGATCAGCGCCGCGTCGCGTTCGGGGCGGGCGGCCGACTTGTAGTCGAGCACCCACCACGCGCCGCTCTCGCGATGGCGCACCAGCCGGTCGATGCGCAGGACCTGTCCCTGGTGGACCAGCGTGACCTCGTTGCCGTGCCAGTCCAGCGATTCGATGTCCCACGCCCAGGCGCCCGCGCCGACGCGAATGCGCTGCGCCATCGCGGCCGCCGCGCGCGTGGCCTGCAGATCGAGCGCGAATTCGCGCGCGGCGGCGCGCAGATGCTCCGTCGCCAGCGGTGCGCCCGGCTGCGTCCATTCGAGCAGGCGATGCATCGCCTGGCCGAGCGCCGAAGCGCGCGTGTCGGTGCGACGAAGCGCGGGGCCGGACGGCCTCGCGACCGCCTCCGTCGCCAGATCGGGAAGGCCGAGCATCTCGAACGACGGCGGTGCCGGCACGGACGATGCGGCAACAGCCGCCGCCACGTCCTCGATGGCATCGCAGCGCGGTTCGAGCCGCGCCCACCAGCTCTGGCCATTGGCCCGCGCGGCGGCGACGGCGGAAACGACCAGTTCCTCGCGCGCGCGCGTGGTCGCCACGTAGAGCGCGTTGATTTCCTCGCGATGCCTTGCCGACTGTTCCTGCGCGAGGTCGTCCGTCGCGCAGGCCGGGGGATTCTTTTCGCTCGCGATGAACACGAAGCGCTCGGGCGCGGGCGCATGGCCGGGCCACTTCACGAGCACGCCCATGGTCTGCGCCCGTTGCGCCGAAGCGTCGGTGTCGAGCAGCAGCACCACCTTGGCCTCCAAGCCCTTGGCGCCGTGGACCGTGAGCAGCTGCACCGCCTCCGCCACCGACAGCGAAGGCGCGCGCACACCGCCGGCGCGCAGCGCGCGCACGAAGCCGTAGGGTGTCGCGAAACGCGCGCCGTCGAGTTCGAGCGATGCGGCCAGAAGCCCTCGGAGGTTGGCGAGAACGGAGGCCCGCATCGCCGCCGGCGCGGGAGCGGCGAAGGCCGAAAGCACGTCGGCGTCGTGATAGATCGCGGCGAGCGCATCGTGCGGCGGCAGGTCGTGCAGCCATTGCTGCCATTCGCGCAACCGTGGACCGATGCCGGCCAGCGGCGCCGGCCAACCCGGCGCTTGCAGCAGATCGAACCAGCTCGTGCGGGTATCGCGCTGCCGGAGTGCGATCTGCACCAGCGCGTCGTCGGGGAGGCCCCACAGCGGCGACTTCAGCGCACGCGCGAGCGACAGGTCGTGGTCCGGCGACACCAGCGCATCGATGAGCGCGACCATGTCCTGCACTTCCGGTGCGTCGTGCAGCTCGTTCTTTTCCGGCTGCTGGACCGCGACATGGAGCCTGCGCAGCTCGTCCTGCATCACCGCGAGGCGGCTGCGGCGCCGCGCGAGCACCATGATCTGGCTCGGTGCGAGGCCCTCGGCGATGCGCGCCGCGATCCATCGGGCGGCCTGCTGGCATTCCTTCTGCAGCAGCTTCTCTTCGGGCAGCAGGCGCGGCGTCGTCAGGCTGTCGCGCCACGCAGGCGCGATGTCCGCCGCCTCGTCCGGCGAAGCCGAAGCGATCGCGTCGCGCCCGATCAGCGGCAGCTTGAGGATGCGCCCCGCGCTGCCGGATTCGGTTGTGTGATCGCGAAAGCCGCTGAACTCGCCCGCCTGCTGCGCCTCGTCCATCGCGGCGTTCACGAGGCCGATCACGGCCTGCGCGTTGCGATGCGTGTGGTCGCAGTTGAGCAGGTCGCCACCGAGCCCCTGCTGCACGAATTCCTTGGCGGCGATGAAGACCTGCGGCTCGGCGCGGCGGAAGCGGTAGATGCTCTGCTTAGGGTCGCCGACGATGAACACGCCCGGCCGCCGCGCACCCGCGCCGGCATAGCTGCCGAGCCAGCCGTTGAGCGCCTGCCATTGCAAGGGGTTCGTGTCCTGGAACTCGTCGATGAGCAGGTGCCGCACGCCGGCGTCGAGCCGCTCCTGCACCCAGCCCCAGAGCTCCGCATTGCCGAGCAACAGGTGCGCCGCCTGTTCGACATCGTTCATGTCGACCCAGCCGTTGGACACCTTCACCTCGGCGAAGCAGCTGACGAGCAGCCGCGTCAGGCGGGCCATGCGTTGCTGGTAGAGCCACGCTTCGTGCTGGGCGCGCGCCGCGCAGTACTGCAGCACGCGCTGCTGTGCCGCGCGCACATCCTCGATGCCGGCGAGCTTTTCGCCGAACTTGCGCGGCTCGCCCTTTTGGGTGAGCAGCGCATCGAGCACCGCCTCGGCATCGCCGTCGGTCACGGCCTGCTCGAGCTCGACGCCGCGGCGCGAGAAGGTCGACGCGCTCGCGCGGCCCAGCGCGCGCGCAGCCGCCAGCAGCGCGCCGCGCCAGGCGGGGTCGTGCAGCAGCACGTCGTCCGGCGACTCGGCACCCGCGAAGGCGGGATCCATCCCCTGCATCGGCGTGACGGCGCCGTCGACGGCTTGGTGCGCGTCGGCGAGCGCGAACTCGACGCGGCGCGTGAGCGCTTCGTCGAGCGCCTTGGCCACCTGCGATCGGCCATGCCTGGCGACCAGCGCGCGGTAGTCCTCGGAGGCCTGCGCGTCCGCCGTCACCGCTGCGTAGAACGGGCGCCAGACACGTACTCGCGCCTTCGCATCGTCTTCGAGCAACTGGTAGTTGGCGGGCAGCCGCAATCGCTCGAGCACCGCGACCGGCGCGCTGCGCAAGAGGCCCGCGAACCACGCGTGAAAGGTGCGGAACTGCACCGGCCGGCCGTGTCCCAGAAGCTCG
This region includes:
- a CDS encoding UvrD-helicase domain-containing protein → MIAAAYEHNSAHVSRERFYEIACDPRRSVAVEACAGAGKTWMLVSRILRALLVDGDAACAPHEILAITFTKKAAGEMRERLDQWLEKFAGQPIEELVPELRMRGMAPEAAQAAAPRLKGLYRELLGHGRPVQFRTFHAWFAGLLRSAPVAVLERLRLPANYQLLEDDAKARVRVWRPFYAAVTADAQASEDYRALVARHGRSQVAKALDEALTRRVEFALADAHQAVDGAVTPMQGMDPAFAGAESPDDVLLHDPAWRGALLAAARALGRASASTFSRRGVELEQAVTDGDAEAVLDALLTQKGEPRKFGEKLAGIEDVRAAQQRVLQYCAARAQHEAWLYQQRMARLTRLLVSCFAEVKVSNGWVDMNDVEQAAHLLLGNAELWGWVQERLDAGVRHLLIDEFQDTNPLQWQALNGWLGSYAGAGARRPGVFIVGDPKQSIYRFRRAEPQVFIAAKEFVQQGLGGDLLNCDHTHRNAQAVIGLVNAAMDEAQQAGEFSGFRDHTTESGSAGRILKLPLIGRDAIASASPDEAADIAPAWRDSLTTPRLLPEEKLLQKECQQAARWIAARIAEGLAPSQIMVLARRRSRLAVMQDELRRLHVAVQQPEKNELHDAPEVQDMVALIDALVSPDHDLSLARALKSPLWGLPDDALVQIALRQRDTRTSWFDLLQAPGWPAPLAGIGPRLREWQQWLHDLPPHDALAAIYHDADVLSAFAAPAPAAMRASVLANLRGLLAASLELDGARFATPYGFVRALRAGGVRAPSLSVAEAVQLLTVHGAKGLEAKVVLLLDTDASAQRAQTMGVLVKWPGHAPAPERFVFIASEKNPPACATDDLAQEQSARHREEINALYVATTRAREELVVSAVAAARANGQSWWARLEPRCDAIEDVAAAVAASSVPAPPSFEMLGLPDLATEAVARPSGPALRRTDTRASALGQAMHRLLEWTQPGAPLATEHLRAAAREFALDLQATRAAAAMAQRIRVGAGAWAWDIESLDWHGNEVTLVHQGQVLRIDRLVRHRESGAWWVLDYKSAARPERDAALIAQLNRYRDAVREAYPGETVRAAFLTGQGELVTLE